In Acidovorax sp. GBBC 1281, a single window of DNA contains:
- the mobB gene encoding molybdopterin-guanine dinucleotide biosynthesis protein B: MKVVGFAGFSGSGKTTLIERLIPALGRRGQRVSVVKHAHHRFDVDHPGKDTWRHREAGAFEVVAASDRRMVLMREFAQPTEPGVHGLLAELDDRVDWALVEGFKEGDLPKVEVWRSPSPDYTERSVRYAHDPFVVAVVTDAPARLPVPTGLPVFDGWAGPVDALADWLIAQGSRFHYVPPPPGVR; encoded by the coding sequence ATGAAGGTGGTGGGCTTTGCCGGGTTCTCGGGCAGCGGCAAGACCACGCTGATCGAGCGGCTCATTCCCGCTTTAGGCCGGCGCGGGCAGCGCGTATCGGTGGTCAAGCACGCGCACCACCGGTTCGACGTCGATCACCCCGGCAAGGACACCTGGCGCCACCGCGAGGCCGGGGCGTTCGAGGTGGTGGCGGCTTCGGACCGGCGGATGGTGCTGATGCGCGAGTTCGCCCAGCCCACCGAACCCGGCGTGCACGGCCTGCTGGCCGAGCTGGATGACCGGGTGGACTGGGCCCTGGTGGAGGGCTTCAAGGAGGGCGATCTGCCCAAGGTGGAGGTGTGGCGCTCGCCGTCGCCCGATTACACCGAGCGCAGCGTGCGCTATGCGCACGACCCGTTCGTCGTCGCCGTGGTGACCGATGCCCCCGCCCGCCTGCCCGTGCCCACCGGGCTGCCCGTCTTCGATGGCTGGGCCGGCCCGGTCGATGCCCTGGCCGACTGGCTGATCGCCCAGGGCTCGCGCTTTCACTATGTTCCGCCACCGCCTGGAGTCCGCTGA
- a CDS encoding molybdopterin molybdotransferase MoeA yields the protein MPAAARPPMKPLDEALAELLGQAVPLAGTDTVDTFDADGRVLAVAAVSPLQVPPHDNSAMDGYAVRRADVAAAGAQLPVSQRIAAGSAGLPLAAGTAARIFTGAPVPPGADAIVMQEDCQALEGDRVQIDAVPAVHQWIRRAGEDIALGAEVLAAGTRLTPAALGLAASIGLARLTVARRPRVALFSTGDELVMPGEVDPARMPPGAIYNSNRFFLRGLLRRLGCAVTDLGIVPDRRDATLEALRGASLEHDLILTSGGVSVGEEDHVKPAVEALGRLDLWQIAMKPGKPFAHGRIGAAHFMGLPGNPVSSFMTFALLVRPFLLRLQGVQAVAPQSVEATADFDWPRADRRREFLRVRRNAAGGLDLFPHQGSGVLTSVAWGDGVVDTPAGQTIARGDTVRFIPWAELQS from the coding sequence ATGCCCGCTGCCGCCCGCCCCCCGATGAAGCCCCTGGACGAGGCGCTGGCCGAGCTGCTGGGCCAAGCCGTGCCCCTGGCCGGCACCGACACGGTGGACACGTTCGATGCCGATGGCCGCGTCCTGGCCGTGGCGGCCGTATCGCCGCTGCAGGTGCCGCCCCATGACAACAGCGCCATGGACGGCTATGCCGTGCGCCGGGCCGACGTGGCCGCGGCCGGGGCGCAACTGCCCGTGTCGCAGCGCATCGCGGCCGGCAGCGCGGGCCTGCCGCTGGCCGCCGGCACGGCGGCGCGCATCTTCACGGGCGCGCCGGTGCCGCCCGGGGCCGATGCGATCGTGATGCAGGAAGACTGCCAGGCGCTGGAGGGCGACCGCGTGCAGATCGATGCCGTGCCCGCCGTCCACCAGTGGATTCGCCGCGCGGGCGAGGACATCGCGCTCGGGGCCGAGGTGCTGGCCGCGGGCACGCGGCTCACGCCGGCCGCGCTGGGTCTGGCCGCGAGCATCGGCCTGGCGCGGCTCACCGTGGCGCGGCGCCCGCGCGTGGCGCTGTTTTCGACCGGCGACGAACTCGTCATGCCCGGCGAGGTGGACCCGGCCCGCATGCCGCCCGGCGCCATCTACAACAGCAACCGGTTCTTCCTGCGGGGGCTGCTGCGCCGCCTGGGCTGCGCGGTGACCGACCTGGGCATCGTGCCCGACCGGCGCGATGCCACCCTGGAGGCGCTGCGCGGCGCCAGCCTGGAGCACGACCTGATCCTGACCAGCGGCGGCGTCTCGGTGGGCGAGGAAGATCACGTCAAGCCCGCCGTCGAGGCCCTGGGCCGGCTGGACCTGTGGCAGATCGCCATGAAGCCCGGCAAGCCTTTCGCCCATGGCCGCATCGGCGCGGCGCACTTCATGGGGCTGCCGGGCAACCCGGTATCGAGCTTCATGACTTTCGCGCTGCTGGTGCGCCCGTTCCTGCTGCGGCTGCAGGGCGTGCAGGCCGTCGCCCCGCAGAGCGTGGAGGCCACGGCCGACTTCGACTGGCCGCGCGCGGACCGGCGCCGCGAGTTCCTGCGCGTGCGGCGCAACGCGGCGGGCGGGCTGGACCTGTTTCCCCACCAGGGATCGGGCGTGCTCACCTCGGTCGCCTGGGGCGACGGCGTGGTGGACACCCCGGCCGGCCAGACCATCGCGCGGGGCGATACCGTGCGCTTCATTCCCTGGGCGGAGCTGCAGTCATGA
- the moaD gene encoding molybdopterin converting factor subunit 1 — translation MSRTVTVRYFAAIREAVGQGSERLATQAATLGALRDELIARGGPWAHSLGRDRAVRMALDQTLSDESAALADGAEVAFFPPVTGG, via the coding sequence ATGAGCCGCACCGTCACCGTGCGCTACTTCGCCGCGATCCGCGAGGCCGTGGGGCAGGGCAGCGAGCGCCTGGCGACGCAGGCGGCCACGCTGGGCGCGCTGCGCGACGAGCTGATCGCGCGCGGCGGGCCCTGGGCGCACAGCCTGGGCCGCGACCGCGCGGTGCGCATGGCGCTCGACCAGACGCTGAGCGACGAATCCGCAGCGCTGGCCGATGGGGCGGAAGTGGCGTTCTTTCCGCCCGTCACGGGCGGCTGA
- a CDS encoding nuclear transport factor 2 family protein — protein MPASDTSLLPLLQALEVELHRSAARQDAARLDALLHDDFREFGRSGAVYTKADLLSQLPAQAQHAVLVADRFEVRRLGECAALLTYRSAQRLDDGTLERWTLRTSVWERSARGWQMRFHQGTPAAPDGPGESEPPMARAEGVPPP, from the coding sequence ATGCCTGCTTCCGACACGTCCCTTTTGCCGTTGCTGCAGGCCCTGGAGGTGGAGTTGCACCGGTCGGCCGCGCGCCAGGACGCGGCCCGGCTGGACGCACTGCTGCACGACGACTTCCGCGAGTTCGGGCGCTCCGGCGCGGTCTACACCAAGGCGGACCTGCTGTCGCAACTGCCGGCCCAGGCGCAGCATGCCGTGTTGGTCGCGGACCGCTTCGAGGTCCGGCGTCTCGGTGAATGCGCCGCGCTGCTCACGTACCGATCGGCGCAGCGGTTGGACGACGGAACCCTGGAGCGGTGGACGCTGCGCACCTCGGTGTGGGAGCGGTCTGCGCGCGGGTGGCAGATGCGCTTCCACCAGGGCACGCCTGCCGCGCCCGACGGCCCCGGCGAATCCGAACCCCCGATGGCACGGGCCGAAGGGGTGCCGCCGCCTTGA
- a CDS encoding dihydrodipicolinate synthase family protein: protein MRSHSTPSHATTRPATPRARGDFSGLWIPLVTPFRHGAVDHAALKALVQRLRGTGIAGFMACGSTAEAGALDTPEQDAVLATVLAHAGGLPVVMGVSGCHMGQVLARVRSLAPQPLAGLLVSAPHSIRPSQAGLQQWFGAIADASAVPLIVYDIPYRTGATLDLATLRSLAAHPNLRAVKDCGGSPAKTQALIADGTLQMLAGEDAQAFTTVALGGAGAIAASAHWQTAEWVACLDAVAAGDLVQARGLWQRILPWVERFFAEPNPAPIKALLAAQGEMADELRAPMTSASPALVQRLQEALAALPRGEPAVTAPQGA, encoded by the coding sequence GTGCGTTCACATTCCACCCCTTCCCATGCCACCACCCGCCCTGCCACCCCGCGGGCCCGTGGCGATTTCTCCGGCCTCTGGATTCCCCTGGTCACCCCGTTTCGCCACGGCGCCGTGGACCATGCCGCCCTGAAGGCCCTCGTGCAGCGGCTGCGCGGCACGGGCATCGCGGGGTTCATGGCCTGCGGCTCCACCGCCGAAGCCGGGGCGCTGGACACGCCGGAGCAGGACGCCGTGCTGGCCACGGTGCTCGCGCACGCGGGCGGCCTGCCGGTGGTGATGGGCGTGTCGGGCTGCCACATGGGCCAGGTGCTGGCGCGGGTGCGCAGCCTGGCCCCGCAGCCGCTCGCGGGGCTGCTGGTGTCGGCACCGCATTCCATCCGGCCGTCGCAGGCCGGGCTGCAACAGTGGTTCGGGGCGATCGCCGATGCCAGTGCGGTCCCGCTCATCGTCTACGACATTCCCTACCGCACCGGCGCCACGCTCGACCTGGCCACCTTGCGCAGCCTGGCGGCGCACCCGAACCTCCGCGCCGTGAAGGATTGCGGCGGCAGCCCGGCGAAGACGCAGGCGCTGATCGCAGACGGCACGCTGCAAATGCTGGCGGGCGAGGACGCCCAGGCATTCACCACCGTCGCGCTCGGGGGCGCCGGGGCCATCGCCGCGAGCGCGCACTGGCAGACGGCCGAATGGGTGGCCTGCCTGGATGCCGTCGCGGCCGGGGACCTGGTGCAGGCACGCGGGCTCTGGCAGCGGATCCTCCCGTGGGTGGAGCGTTTCTTCGCCGAGCCCAACCCCGCCCCCATCAAGGCCCTGCTGGCCGCGCAGGGCGAGATGGCGGACGAACTGCGCGCGCCGATGACGTCGGCCTCACCGGCACTGGTACAGCGGCTGCAAGAGGCCCTGGCGGCCTTGCCGCGCGGCGAGCCGGCCGTCACCGCACCCCAGGGCGCCTAA